The Taeniopygia guttata chromosome 13, bTaeGut7.mat, whole genome shotgun sequence nucleotide sequence AACTGCTATCTCAGGAAAATTGTTTCCTCATGTCCTCCTTGTTCTCACTTTTATTGTAAGCCTATAGGAACATGACAATTTTAAaatccctgcccttctctcaACATCTCTCCATTACATGGGCACCCCTAGGGCTGGGAGAGCCCCGCAGGCAGGGACACGTGTGCCAAAGCACTTTCCAGGTTGGGTTTAAgtgggctggagcaggcagggaggtACACACACCCTGCTTCTGGAGGGGTTTGAGGGGAAGCTCAGAGGGTCTTTGCCACTGCAGCTCTGACTTGATGCttttatagaatcacagaatggcttggaaGGGATCTTACAGATTTCATTCCACCCctctgccaagggcagggacaccttctactagaccaggttgttcagagtCTTATTCAGCTTAgtcttgaacatttccagggatagGGCAGCCACAaattctctgggcaatctgtgccaggcCTCACCAGACACTTTCTTTTGCAGGTTGTCCTTGGGAGGTGTCAAAGCTCTGTCCGTGCTGGAGCACTGCTTACCACTGTCACCAACCAAACATGCAGAGGGCATGAAAGCCCACAGGACCTGACCCAATGGTCACtcagaggaaaagagaaggcatgaaaggaaaagaagcagctgagatccaccagcagctgccacagggCATCACCTCCAGCACTGAGCTCCCAGAGGGGGCCAACAGGCACAAATGAGTGGCAGTGTCACATCTTTCCTAGACCATGTCATTCCCAGCACTCAAGGCTGAACCTGTAAAGTGACTCTGCAATGTTCTCCAAGGTCACTGTAGAACAAGGGTCATTTTGGGAAGGGCTCTAGGCCTGCCTGCTCCAGGCTCACTCCAAGAAGCTTTGGAGCTGATGAGAGCAGGACTGCTCCATCCTTGCAGTGACACCATGGATCCATGTTACAACCACACAAGCTCTCAAAAAAGCAACCACACAAGCTCTCAGGTGTTCCCCCTGCAGGTGCTGGTCGGATTCTGCCTCTTCACCCTCATTGTGATCATTCTCTGTGGTAACATCATCGTCTGCCTGGCCGTCACCCTGGACCGCCGTCTCCGGAGCTTGACAAACTGCATCATTGTCTCCTTGGCCATCACAGACCTGCTGCTGGGCCTTCtggtgctgcccttctctgCTTTATATGAGCTCACCAAGGAGTGGCCCTTTGGCAGCATTTTGTGCAACATCTACACCAGCCTGGACGTCATGCTGTGCACGGCCTCCATCCTCAACCTCCTCATGATCAGCCTGGACCGCTACTTCGCTGTCACCACCCCGCTCCGCTACCGCCAGGTGGTCACTCCCTTGCGGGTGGCCGTGGGTTTGGCTGTAATTTGGACCGTTTCACTGATGGTCTCCTTCCTACCCATCCACCTGGGCTGGAACACCAACGGGACAGCAGTGCAAAACACAGGCCCCAGCTGCAGCAAGGAGTGCACGCTGGCTGTGAACCTTGTGTACGGGTTAGTGGACGGCTTGCTCACCTTCTACATCCCTCTGGGCATCATGTGCATCACCTACTACCGGATACTCAAGATAGCGAGGGAGCAAGCCAAGAGGATAAACCACACGTGGGGCAACGCGCCCGTGCCACCCATGGTGAAAGAGCACAAAGCCACCGTGACGCTGGCAGTGGTGCTGGGAGCGTTCGTCGTGTGCTGGTTCCCCTATTTCACCATGTTCACGTACcggggggtgtggggggacagcagggtcaAAGGCACACCCATGTCCATTGTCCTCTGGCTGGGCTATGCCAACTCAGCCCTGAACCCCATCCTCTACGGGACACTCAACAGGGATTTCCGAGTGGCATACCAGCACTTGCTGCGCTGCTGGAGGACGAGACGCCCCAGGAACTCCCACCTGCCTCCCCTCCAGAaggcccagcccagggacaggcagggccagggcaggcaggagggtaAACCCTTGAAACTGGAGGTGAGGAACGAGAAGGGGACACTGCTCACTGATGGAGCCCTCAAGAGGTAAGAGCTTTCCCACACTCAGGACTTTGATGGTCTGTCCCTAGAGAGGAAGGCAGACATGGGGACCCCAGTTGTCCATGGACTTCTAAACAACAAACTGATGCCTGAGCAGGAGATCCTTGCCCAGGCAACTCCTAAATTCAGCCACTCAGAAATTCCTCATCACTCATAAGAACCCAGCTTGCATCCCCTCCATGCTGGCAGCACAACTCCAGGTACTCCAGCTTCCCACACGGCCGGGACTCCCCTGGAATTGCCACCGTTCACAGGGAGCACAAAATGTCCCCTGGCTTTGCTGGGCAATGGGGACAGCTGCCACCAGAATTTGCTGTACAGAATGGGGCGAAGCTTTtagctggggctgctccccaaAATCAGCTGTGTCCCAGTGAGGAACAAACAGCAAATtctgggcacagagcagagcttcAAGGGCCAGGAAAGGAGACAGAAGGGAAGATGAGAATTAATCCTGAGGCACAGTCAGAgcacctgcagccaggctgagagTCCCTGCAGGAGCCAAGGTCTGGGTTCCCAgttccctgcagagcagctcggCCACTTCCCTTCCCATCCGAGCCACACACCCTCagcatttcagatttcagaTTTTCAGTTGCATCAGCAGTGAATTCAGCCAACAGCAAGTtccattcccttctctggaAAGGGGCAGGAGTAGCCCAAATTAGGTTGGCAGATGTTTTTAGAAATACAAATGCCCATGTAAAGTTAGAGCAAAAGATTCTCTCAGCATCGTCCCAAGCATGTTAcgaggctcagccccagcaaaGGGTGTGGTGAGGGAGCAGGATGGGAGCAAAGTGGGCAAGTTCTGTGCCAGGCTGTCTCCCCAAcaccctccctgggcacccacatccccacagggctgtgccACCCTCTCACTGCCTCACTCCAAGGTGTTCACTCAGCCAAGCACAAGGAGAATGGGGGGGCAGGCTGTCAATCTGCTGCTCCTGAGATAATCTAACCTCTAAGCAGTGCCTGATAAGCAGCCCAGAAACTTTCCATCCATAGATAAGGAGTCCTTTGATTCCCTGTTCCCAGCGTGCCAGCAAAGGAGCCGCGCTCGCTCTGCGCTCTCGCAGCACGTGTCCTTGATCCTGCCCCAGAAAGAGTCTTAAGCCACCAAAAGGAGAACTCAGGGAGGTGAACCAAAGTTCAGAGCCACCCAAAAGGCTGATCCAGCATTGTGCCTCCCCTGGGCACCAACATGACTGTACCCAAGGGAAGGCTGCAGAAAAAGAGACACAGAGGGATGGATTAACCTGAACAAACACAAGAATGCAGGTCTTGGGGCTGCCTTTTTCCAAGGAATTAATGAGGAGCCCAAAGTTACAGCGTTTGGCAAATTGTAGGTTGTATGTAAAAACATATGGAAAACATGTCTAAGGTGGTGGGGGTGTTTCTGCAAATATACAGAGACAAAGAGAGCTATCCTGTTTGCTCACACAGAAGTGCAGCCCCTGGGCAAACCAGGAGCTCTTGCACTgaggctctgcagctgcaccaggagagctggcagtgaGAAAAGGGCTGTCGGGATTTCCCTGCACAGCCGAGAGAGAGGAGAATGTAAATGTCAGTGTCTTCTCAAAATGCTGCCTTACCACAGAGGGACAATAATGACTTGGAGGGAGataaaaggggaagaaaaatgggTTTCTGTTCCTCAGGCAGAGGGCAGGGTCACTGATTTCCTGGCTTTTACCCTCCTAGCTTCTCCGGGTAGAAAAGATTCTTGCCCTAGTTCACCAGAGGGAACACTCAAGCAAGGGGAAGTTTCCTGACCTTTCTAAATCCAGTGAGCTCCACCCCATCCTACACAGTATCACCACTGTGGTTTCTGCTCACAATCAGATAAGAGTTGCTCGAGCACCTGTTTCTATTTTCTCCCCTTCTCTTTGTAGCCTTCTCACCTCACAGCAGTGGTGCACCAATGATCTTATATggccccttccagcccttttTTTCCATAGTCAGATACACAAAGATCTGCTGTTGACAGATGACAAGGATCAACTAATGCAACACAAGACAGGTGAGCACAGGATTCACCTGTTCACCAAAAACCTGGCAGCCAGTTTCACCACAGCCTTCCTCTGGCCTCTTCCTCTCTGCAGAGTCTTCAGAGTCGTGTGCCCTGAACATGTTAACAGGAAAAGAGCAACATAAATCATTCCAAAAACTCATAACCCCCCAGACAGGAGCACCCAGAGCTCAGAAGAGCGCTGCTCAGAGAACCTCTGTGGGATCATTCaagggaaaacagaattttgaaCTGTTGCCCTTAATAACAATGTTCTTTTCAGTTACGAGGCACAGGGAAAAGACTAACAAACAAGAGTGGAAATACTGGAGAACTGCTGCCAGTCTCAAGAGTCACTCAGAGTCTCAGTCAGGAACAGGGCAGGGAATCAAAAGCCACGGGACCTCCAcagcagctgggggctggagggCATTTCCATGAGTGAGGACCAGGCAGAGATGCAGGGGGAAGACAGCTGCTCCTAGTTCCACACCAGGCATTAGAGAGGAAGGCAAACCACACAAAACCAGTAAGGAAAACCAAAGGACCTCAGGAACCTGTTTCAGTGCAGTGGGACGGGGCTCTGAAGAGACCTGGTGCTTGGCTGTAGGCTCTGAGACCAGACCCTGATGTTTACAGAGATTAAAATGCCGTGAGGGGGAGCATTCAGCCCTAACAGGGATGTACTGGGGAAGAAAATGCTGGAGCTGAATGAGTGGCTGTGGATCACATTCTTGCATGCCATCTGTGCTTACAGCAGCATGGGACAGCACCATGGCCACAATATATGGGCAGAGGAGAAGTCAGTTCCCACTGGAAAGGGTCCCTGTCCTCATCACAACATgcctgccccagctgccagccTCAGGCAGACACTACCTGGTGCTTCACAGAGCAAAGCCAggctcagccaggctggcatTGACAGACTGGACTGCTCTTTTTCCCTGTCTTTATGTGCTATTTAACCTTTCCAGCACAGGAGCTTTTCTGTGAGTCTCAGCCAGCCCATTGCCTAGGACCCACATCTCCCAGCCTTCACCTCCTGGCTGCCCTCTTCCAAAATCCTGTCTGTGAGGTTGAAAGGACAACACTCAGCTTTCCTCAGCACAAAACTCCACAGCAGAGGCGAGAGCTGCAGGGTGAGTACAAGGGCAGAGTCACTGGGTGAAGATGAGGGGAGAGGCAGCTCTCCCTGTCGTGGCATCCACTGCATTTTTCCTGATGGTACCTGGAGCAAAGGGCGATACCATCAGAGATGCAGCCTCGCTCCTTTATCCATCACTGGTTGCTCTCCAAGTCCAGAGCCTGGGGGAGGTGCACAGAGCTGGGCCCCTACTCTGCGGCTGCCCTGGAGTTTTGGGGTTATAGAATCAGCCTGAGAGTCTGTGGAACATGCTGCATCCTGCCTGCTCCTCATGcactgcagaggcagctgcattCAGACCATGAATTTCCAGCACACTTCATTTTCATGCAAGCCTACATCCACATAAATTGCCAGCAGCTTTGGCGGAGATGCTGGCAGGGCTCCCAAGGTGAAGAGCCGATGCTGCACCAGGAATTGCTGCTCTCTCCAAgtggtgctgggctggaggCCACAACTGCCATGCATGGGGATGCCTCTCAGCTCCAGAGAGCCACGTTGTGCAGCCCTTCTCAGGAAGAGTCAGGCAAGGTCACCCTGACCTCCACAAGCTCTCCCCTCCAATGCTGCATGCTGATAACCTGGGCTCTCCATATTGACTGTTCCTTGGGGCGAAATGCAGTCACCCACGTGCTGCAAGCTGGGCACACTttgtccctgctgcaccctgagCACTTCTAACCCCAGCCAAGGTCACAGCAAGAACAGGAGTTGGTGCTGTCTGTCCACACACACAGCTGGGAGAGAGCTGGGGTACAGggagcccctgccctggggtgcaACATCAACCTGCACTCCTCAGAGGCAGTGCCTGTGAATCACCCTGGAAATGCCATTGCCCATcagcagaagaagcagaggatgggagctgcaggtgctgttcTTTGCGGGGAGCAtcactgctgccctgcaggaggagcagagtgAACCCTCCAGTCTGGAAACCAGAAAGCACAAAGTGAAGGTCCCCAGGGCAGTCTCAGTGCTCACCCCCAGCAGTGCAGACACAGGGCAGAGtcatctctgctgctgtcactgcccagcagcaggggcagaggggacacCAATTCCAGGTCTTCTGATTCATGCATATGTTCTAAGACACATGTAGTTTCTGTGAAGTAAAGGCAAAATGCCAGCCATCCCCTGAGAGGCTGCTGATCTAATCAGCAGAATGAAGCAGAGGTCTGGGGGAGAGGTTTGCACGAGATCTGAGGTCCTGGTGTGACCACAGATTTCCTCTCTGCACCATAGGGGTGGGGACAGGAAATTTACGTGGGGACATGTCCTCATATAGGACCACCCAACCAGAGAGTTCCtgacaaaaaaattccctgacccacagcagggagaggagccatGGGAGAAGCAGcacctgggagcagagcactgccagctccaggaCATCAGTTTTGGTCAGGCTGTGGCTCTGACaactcagccctgctgctgctggctggccCGAGGGACAGGAAGAACAGGCAGAGAAAGCCACAAAGCAAAGTGATACTGCTCAGAGGGGCTTTGGCTGATAGATCTTGGGGTGATGCAagcctgctcagctctgcccaaaTGCCAGCACTTAGCATTTAGTGGGGGATGTCGAGAGCATCCTCACAGCATCACAGCACGGTCcctcccaggcagggcaggtgctgaaTGCAGCACCTCTGACactggggagcaggagaggggggaaatgggCCCATCTGCATCTTCTAAAGTCATTGATCACCCTCTGTGTtcccctgcaggatccctgctcTGGCACCTCCAAACACTGCTGGAGAGGCCTCTGCCCACCCAGGTTTCTTCCCAAGAGGATGGTGTGTTAGAAGAGccctcagaggagctgcagaagaACATCTCCCAATCCTGTCTGGGCAGTGACACTTTCAGCATCAAGTgtttccccacagcagcagaagagaTGCCTGAGCAGCTGCGTCAGGAAGCAGTGCATGCCCtcggcagggcagggctggatgggagtgCCCTCTCCAGACCCCTGGCAGTGGGTCAGGCTGCAAGGGCACAGGgtggagggggaaaggggctgCTGTTGATGTCTTGGTGCCAGGCAGACCAGCCTAGGATGGAGAAAGGCAACACAGGCACCACCTTCCCTGGTGTCCTAGGGATGTACCCACCCCCCAGAGGGGACAAGGCCCTGGTAGATGGGGGTGATGTGGCAGGAGGGCTCAGTGTGGTGGATGTTGGCAGCCACGAGTGCTGGATGTCCATGCACAGGACATCCCAGTCCCTCAGCATCGACAATGGGGCAAGGCTGCTTCCCATGCCTGGGGCTGTCCTTACACCacccccctgtcccagccctaCTGCAAGGCAAAGAGAAGCCCTGAAGCCGCTGGGCCATGGGGAGACACTGAGCAGCCAGGGGAGACACATGGGGAGACACTGAGCAGCCAGGGGAGACACATGGGGAGACACTGAGCAGCCAGGGGAGACACATGGGGAGACACTGAGCAGCCAGGGGAGACACATGGGGAGACACTGAGCAGCCAGGGTTggccccaggctctgccctccccagctgctCAACACTAAGGCTCCCAAAAGAGGATGTTTCTGCCCCAAGCCTGTGCAGAAATCATCAATGgtataaaaaaatctatttaagacagaaggaaaatgagatGCTTGATTTCTATGGGTGTGCTTTGTCCTGGGAAGagcttccctgccctgctccatcctgctgtcccatccccatccctctgctAGGACAGAACCTGGACACACAGCACAACCACCCAAAACACAGGCACGGCTACCCTGGCCAAGGCTGGCACCCCCCAGAGCACATCTCACCCGGTGGGACCAACCAGACGATCCCTCCCTGGTCCCAGAGCTGATGGAGCAGGGGACACCGTGCCATCCCCCAGGCGCGGAGCAGAGGGGGCACCACTGGCTCGGAGCTCCCCCCGCTTGCTGCGGGCACGGACCGGCCCCGAGCTCCGGCCACACCGTGGGTGCCACCCACTGTCAccacccagggcagggctgggctctctGACCCGGCACAGCGCACCCCAATCACTCCCCCATCTTCCTCGACACCCCTGAGCCACACAGCACTGGGTGCCAGCGTCTGCCAGCGGCACCTCCGTGGGTTTCACCCTTCCACCACTGACCAGTGGTTACAGAGAGCAGTTGGCTCCCAAAGAGTGAGAACAGCTGAGGGAggggggtgctgcagccccaaCCCCAGCCAAATCCCACCAAAACATCAGCGAGCAAGGAAACATCCCCAGCAAGGTGGTgccctgtcggaatctgtgctattgatgacaccgagattgtagaaagtctctgtctgtcagccccactgccaaagaagccataattggtctgtgctggtttcaaggttgtttattctgtttatctctaacatgttctgctgccctgccacagctctgtcctgcagggcagcgtgtggggctctgccctcagtgggatgttacaaacattaaataccacaaactacctgtgctggatttacaataacgtgccaatatctgtcacctacgttggacagtgtgtccccagcctgaaccaacagaaaaatgccaacaccacagtgaaacatggagggcatgaagaaggagaaaaaggacaaggcacacccaatttcctccatcttgtcccctttggacccctaatctagaatcctaaaattttacttttgcacccgtgccacacttaattattactcatatcaaacactcagagctgataattcaccctgtaagattgaaaactcttttccatggacagagatcacagccagtgtctctgggggctctgtccaggggggttcctgacccctgccagggtcccagacctgccagggcagccagagggatgctctggactcCCACAATGCCCTGGCTGGCAAGGTCCCCTCGTGGTCCTCCCTCCTGTGGCCTTGGGATACGGAGCTGTGAAACTCCTGGGCTGAGCAGGTTGAGAAattgcttcctcagcagcttgacagagcagcaggagccgaGTCCCTGCAGGGGAGCTCACAGGGAGCTGGTGCTCCCCAAACAAAGCCGTGTTCCCCAAACAAACCCATGTTCCCCAAAGAAACCCATGTTCCCCAAACAAAGCCCTGTTCCCCAAACAAAGCCGTGCTCCCCAAACAAAGCCGTGCTCCCCAAACAAAGCCATGTTCCCCAAACAAAGCCGTGCTCCCCAAACAAAGCCATGTTCCCCAAACAAAGCCGTGctccccaaacaaacaaagctgtgctccccaaacaaaacccatgTTCCCCAAACAAAGCTGTGctccccaaacaaaacccatgttccccaaacaaaacccatgTTCCCCAAACAAAGCCGTGTTCCCCACACAAACCCATGCTCCCCAAACAAAGCTGTGTTCCCCAAATAAAGCCGTGTTCCCCAAACAAAGCCGTGctccccaaacaaacaaagccgGCAGGAGCGGCCTGAGCTGCCTGGAGCATCCACGCTCCGCTCCAGCTCAGAGAAGAACTGGCAAACACACACCCAAACCCCTGCCACCTATGATAACAATTAGAGACTTATCTAATTGCAAAAATAATTGCAATTGAAGTGTTTAATTACCATACTAAGCAGGAAGAGCAGTTTCCTACTGTTCCAGTAGCACTCCCGATCCATCAAACAAGGTTTGGGGCTTGTTTGGgtgatggggttttttggttcgtttttttggggttttttttgttttctttttttgattaTTAGATTGCAGCCCCAGGGGATGAAGAGATTTGCTAATTAGGGTCTTGGAGAACAGCTACCAATTCACAAACACttgcttttaatttcaataCTAACGAGGCTGGAAGGGGGAGAAATCCAAAGTGCAGAACatctgtggctgcagcagcactgcccccagcccctcctcactGCTCAGGGACCATCCCAGAGACCCCGGGaatgggctggggtggggttGGCTCAGTGCAAGCACAGGCAgggtggagctgctgctccggGTCGCTGCTGTCACCACACAAACCAGTCCCAGCATCGATCACCTGTCTAATCCCCACAGGGACCATCGGCTGTCCCAGTGATGGGCTAATCCTGGTCCTGAGGCAACCCTTCCATCCCCTGgggtgcagcagcaggaatttctccaggtgacatttggttttgttttcctctaaaCTGACAACAAAAGAGAATTTAATTCTCTCGCCGAGCAGCAATTCTGTGAGGGAAGAGAAACTGCTTAGGAAGCTCCTAACCAACATCTGCTCTCTCAGATAGGAAATATCCCCTGCTAGCGCagggagcacaggcagggctggctgccaAGTGCATggggacatccccatccccctgtccctgcaggggaCACAGGAGCTCCACTGCCCTGGACGTGGCACCCAAAACTCACCTTGCTCCCCCAGCCACCCCAGGGACCCACAGTGCCTGGCTGGGCTTCTTCCACCAAACCCCCTTTCCCGTCcttgccacagctctgggaaggcTCCAAAAACCTGCAAAGAGGAgatgcagggaaggagagaagcaCAGGGGAGGGAGAAGCAGCCGCAGGGCATCCAGGCGTCCTGTCCCCAGGAGCGCAGCTGAGACCTGGTGGCTGCCACAGGCCGGAGGCAAAGGagtgtttcatttcttttagataaaagagaaacatcagtagaatggggaaaaaaaaattgtgttggtttttttttttaggctgtCATGTGATTAAATGCAGAGGAAACAGAAAGGTTGAGAACAGCCCCGAGCAGTGGAAAATGAGAAACTTTGTGTTAGAAATCTCAAGATTGGATTTTCTGGAATAAAATACATTCTGGGGTCACTTACCCAATAGTTTTGGCTGGGGAATCATGCCTCTGGAAAGGTTATGGAACCCATTTCCTCCCTACAAAtctaaaaattacatttccatGACAAAGCACCTTGAAAGCACGGACAAGCACACCCTTCC carries:
- the HRH2 gene encoding histamine H2 receptor, with product MRAGLLHPCSDTMDPCYNHTSSQKSNHTSSQVFPLQVLVGFCLFTLIVIILCGNIIVCLAVTLDRRLRSLTNCIIVSLAITDLLLGLLVLPFSALYELTKEWPFGSILCNIYTSLDVMLCTASILNLLMISLDRYFAVTTPLRYRQVVTPLRVAVGLAVIWTVSLMVSFLPIHLGWNTNGTAVQNTGPSCSKECTLAVNLVYGLVDGLLTFYIPLGIMCITYYRILKIAREQAKRINHTWGNAPVPPMVKEHKATVTLAVVLGAFVVCWFPYFTMFTYRGVWGDSRVKGTPMSIVLWLGYANSALNPILYGTLNRDFRVAYQHLLRCWRTRRPRNSHLPPLQKAQPRDRQGQGRQEGKPLKLEVRNEKGTLLTDGALKSTGAFL